The Triticum aestivum cultivar Chinese Spring chromosome 7B, IWGSC CS RefSeq v2.1, whole genome shotgun sequence genome window below encodes:
- the LOC123161376 gene encoding receptor-like protein 12 has translation MNPMAKCCLLLLPIFFLAFLLPEAHATSCHPDDLHALQDFAGNLGGGGVLLRATWFAAACCSWEGVSCDAASGRVTALRLPRRGLVGPIPGTSLAGLARLEELDLGSNNFQNISGVLTVLHGCQNLATLILTKNFDGEELLGDGIIGGFKSLEVLALGDCALKGRVPEWLSQCKKMEVLDLSGNQLVGTIPSWIGELHHLCYLDLSNNSLVGDAPKSLALLKGLAPDGRSPGMVFTNIPSYVKHNRSTLGRRLNDLPNVITGTNNFVTSGSNNVLSGNDNTVIFGDENTVSGNNHAIYGDGNTVSGNNHVVSGSKHVVSGSRHGVTGRSSVVSGFNNGVSGINHVVSGSNNVVSGSNNVVSGMNHIVSGNNKVIT, from the coding sequence ATGAATCCCATGGCCAAATGCTGCCTACTGCTCCtccccatcttcttcttggcatttCTCTTGCCCGAGGCGCACGCGACTTCGTGCCACCCCGACGACCTTCATGCACTGCAGGACTTTGCTGGGAACCTCGGCGGCGGGGGTGTCCTCCTCCGGGCCACGTGGTTCGCCGCCGCATGCTGCAGCTGGGAAGGTGTGAGCTGTGATGCCGCCAGTGGCCGTGTCACGGCACTGCGTCTCCCCAGGCGCGGCCTTGTGGGGCCCATCCCAGGAACCTCCCTTGCAGGCCTTGCGCGGCTCGAGGAGCTCGACCTTGGCTCCAACAACTTTCAAAACATCTCAGGGGTACTCACCGTGTTGCATGGGTGCCAGAACCTCGCCACGCTGATTCTCACCAAGAATTTCGATGGTGAGGAGCTACTAGGTGATGGTATTATTGGCGGGTTCAAGAGCCTCGAGGTGCTGGCCCTTGGTGATTGTGCTCTCAAGGGCAGGGTTCCGGAATGGTTGTCTCAATGCAAGAAAATGGAGGTGCTTGATTTGTCCGGCAACCAATTGGTGGGCACCATCCCATCGTGGATTGGTGAGCTTCACCACCTTTGCTACTTGGATCTCTCAAACAATTCATTGGTTGGCGATGCACCTAAGAGTTTGGCACTGCTAAAGGGGCTCGCCCCTGATGGGCGTTCACCGGGCATGGTTTTCACTAACATTCCATCGTATGTGAAGCATAACAGAAGCACACTCGGACGACGACTTAACGACCTCCCAAATGTCATCACAGGGACCAACAACTTTGTAACATCTGGGAGCAACAATGTTTTATCGGGGAATGACAACACAGTCATATTTGGGGATGAAAACACCGTATCTGGGAACAACCATGCTATATATGGGGATGGGAACACGGTATCTGGGAACAACCATGTCGTATCTGGGAGCAAGCATGTTGTATCCGGGAGTAGGCATGGCGTAACTGGGAGAAGTAGTGTGGTATCTGGGTTCAACAATGGCGTATCTGGGATCAACCATGTTGTATCGGGGAGTAACAATGTCGTATCCGGGAGCAACAATGTTGTATCTGGGATGAACCATATTGTGTCTGGAAACAACAAAGTAATAACATGA